The Centroberyx gerrardi isolate f3 chromosome 7, fCenGer3.hap1.cur.20231027, whole genome shotgun sequence genome contains a region encoding:
- the tmem205 gene encoding transmembrane protein 205: MVTEGDPTDLVKVLHLLALSFSWGMQVWVSFIAGFALVWQVTLHTFGLVQSKLFPVYFYCLLGSNFVSLAVYAVYHPRELLDWHESVQMVLYFVALIMAGLNAQWFGPMATEVMFQIREVEEEHGLGNQIGLGSQKEAYAKLKEQDPKYRAYKRTFGRYHGLSNLCNLIGFICTTTNLIYTALNLATI, from the exons ATGGTGACAGAAGGGGATCCCACAGACTTGGTCAAAGTGTTGCACCTGCTGGCGCTTTCTTTCTCCTGGGGGATGCAGGTCTGGGTCTCCTTCATAGCAG GTTTTGCATTGGTGTGGCAGGTGACTCTGCACACCTTTGGTCTGGTGCAGAGCAAGCTGTTCCCTGTATACTTCTACTGTCTGCTGGGCAGTAACTTTGTCAGCCTGGCAGTGTATGCAGTGTACCACCCCAGAGAGCTGCTGGACTGGCATGAAAGTGTGCAG ATGGTTCTGTACTTTGTGGCGCTGATCATGGCCGGTCTGAACGCCCAGTGGTTCGGCCCCATGGCCACTGAGGTGATGTTCCAGatcagggaggtggaggaggagcacGGCCTGGGGAACCAGATCGGCCTGGGCAGCCAGAAGGAGGCTTACGCCAAGCTCAAAGAGCAGGACCCCAAGTACAGAGCCTACAAGCGCACGTTCGGCCGCTACCATGGGCTGTCCAACCTCTGCAACCTGATAGGGTTCATCTGCACCACCACCAACCTGATCTACACTGCTCTAAACTTAGCCACTATTTAG
- the elof1 gene encoding transcription elongation factor 1 homolog isoform X3 — MDDEGEKSEPPPPAAQPLPLAVEEEEPLRDIVEKLRSEVENQAKTIDVLSKAMATYEAERIQIHNCVALLQAELHRLASSLAAQQLEERFEALRCDVTTELHYLHTALAHRSSHPAPCSSIQRDAAIHHISQELYHSGNVLWEQVAELRKEIHHIHGQLGNQRHEIQCKLSEKLNTDMYLQRTTGSYQAQERSLRQQQPQDVNTLRYLRHTEQA, encoded by the exons ATGGACGACGAGGGTGAG AAGAGTGAACCACCGCCCCCTGCTGCTCAGCCACTGCCCCTTGctgttgaag AGGAGGAGCCTCTCCGGGATATAGTGGAAAAGCTGAGGTCAGAGGTTGAAAATCAAGCTAAG ACAATTGATGTTCTCAGCAAAGCAATGGCCACATATGAAGCTGAGAGGATCCAgatccacaactgtgttgcacTTCTTCAAG CTGAGCTGCACCGTTTGGCCTCCAGCCTGGCTGcccagcagctggaggagcgCTTTGAAGCCCTGCGCTGTGACGTCACTACTGAGCTCCACTACCTGCACACCGCCTTGGCTCACCGCTCCTCTCACCCTGCACCCTGCTCCAGCATTCAGAGGGATGCTGCCATCCATCACATCTCCCAGGAGTTGTATCACAG TGGGAATGTACTGTGGGAGCAGGTTGCCGAGCTGAGGAAGGAAATCCATCACATCCACGGCCAACTTG GGAATCAGAGGCATGAAATCCAGTGCAAGTTATCAGAGAAGCTAAACACCGATATG TACTTGCAGAGGACTACTGGCAGCTACCAGGCTCAGGAGCGCTctctcagacagcagcagcctcaggATGTGAACACACTGAG ATATCTCAGACATACAGAGCAAGCTTGA
- the elof1 gene encoding transcription elongation factor 1 homolog isoform X2: MDDEGEKSEPPPPAAQPLPLAVEEEEPLRDIVEKLRSEVENQAKTIDVLSKAMATYEAERIQIHNCVALLQAELHRLASSLAAQQLEERFEALRCDVTTELHYLHTALAHRSSHPAPCSSIQRDAAIHHISQELYHSGNVLWEQVAELRKEIHHIHGQLGNQRHEIQCKLSEKLNTDMYLQRTTGSYQAQERSLRQQQPQDVNTLSLDISDIQSKLEAVRLSKGGNKFNSTL, from the exons ATGGACGACGAGGGTGAG AAGAGTGAACCACCGCCCCCTGCTGCTCAGCCACTGCCCCTTGctgttgaag AGGAGGAGCCTCTCCGGGATATAGTGGAAAAGCTGAGGTCAGAGGTTGAAAATCAAGCTAAG ACAATTGATGTTCTCAGCAAAGCAATGGCCACATATGAAGCTGAGAGGATCCAgatccacaactgtgttgcacTTCTTCAAG CTGAGCTGCACCGTTTGGCCTCCAGCCTGGCTGcccagcagctggaggagcgCTTTGAAGCCCTGCGCTGTGACGTCACTACTGAGCTCCACTACCTGCACACCGCCTTGGCTCACCGCTCCTCTCACCCTGCACCCTGCTCCAGCATTCAGAGGGATGCTGCCATCCATCACATCTCCCAGGAGTTGTATCACAG TGGGAATGTACTGTGGGAGCAGGTTGCCGAGCTGAGGAAGGAAATCCATCACATCCACGGCCAACTTG GGAATCAGAGGCATGAAATCCAGTGCAAGTTATCAGAGAAGCTAAACACCGATATG TACTTGCAGAGGACTACTGGCAGCTACCAGGCTCAGGAGCGCTctctcagacagcagcagcctcaggATGTGAACACACTGAG TTTAGATATCTCAGACATACAGAGCAAGCTTGAGGCTGTCAGACTGTCCAAAG
- the elof1 gene encoding transcription elongation factor 1 homolog isoform X1: protein MDDEGEKSEPPPPAAQPLPLAVEEEEPLRDIVEKLRSEVENQAKTIDVLSKAMATYEAERIQIHNCVALLQAELHRLASSLAAQQLEERFEALRCDVTTELHYLHTALAHRSSHPAPCSSIQRDAAIHHISQELYHSGNVLWEQVAELRKEIHHIHGQLGNQRHEIQCKLSEKLNTDMYLQRTTGSYQAQERSLRQQQPQDVNTLSLDISDIQSKLEAVRLSKGEACEKTGGNKFNSTL, encoded by the exons ATGGACGACGAGGGTGAG AAGAGTGAACCACCGCCCCCTGCTGCTCAGCCACTGCCCCTTGctgttgaag AGGAGGAGCCTCTCCGGGATATAGTGGAAAAGCTGAGGTCAGAGGTTGAAAATCAAGCTAAG ACAATTGATGTTCTCAGCAAAGCAATGGCCACATATGAAGCTGAGAGGATCCAgatccacaactgtgttgcacTTCTTCAAG CTGAGCTGCACCGTTTGGCCTCCAGCCTGGCTGcccagcagctggaggagcgCTTTGAAGCCCTGCGCTGTGACGTCACTACTGAGCTCCACTACCTGCACACCGCCTTGGCTCACCGCTCCTCTCACCCTGCACCCTGCTCCAGCATTCAGAGGGATGCTGCCATCCATCACATCTCCCAGGAGTTGTATCACAG TGGGAATGTACTGTGGGAGCAGGTTGCCGAGCTGAGGAAGGAAATCCATCACATCCACGGCCAACTTG GGAATCAGAGGCATGAAATCCAGTGCAAGTTATCAGAGAAGCTAAACACCGATATG TACTTGCAGAGGACTACTGGCAGCTACCAGGCTCAGGAGCGCTctctcagacagcagcagcctcaggATGTGAACACACTGAG TTTAGATATCTCAGACATACAGAGCAAGCTTGAGGCTGTCAGACTGTCCAAAGGTGAGGCCTGTGAGAAAACAG
- the elof1 gene encoding transcription elongation factor 1 homolog isoform X4, with the protein MATYEAERIQIHNCVALLQAELHRLASSLAAQQLEERFEALRCDVTTELHYLHTALAHRSSHPAPCSSIQRDAAIHHISQELYHSGNVLWEQVAELRKEIHHIHGQLGNQRHEIQCKLSEKLNTDMYLQRTTGSYQAQERSLRQQQPQDVNTLSLDISDIQSKLEAVRLSKGEACEKTGGNKFNSTL; encoded by the exons ATGGCCACATATGAAGCTGAGAGGATCCAgatccacaactgtgttgcacTTCTTCAAG CTGAGCTGCACCGTTTGGCCTCCAGCCTGGCTGcccagcagctggaggagcgCTTTGAAGCCCTGCGCTGTGACGTCACTACTGAGCTCCACTACCTGCACACCGCCTTGGCTCACCGCTCCTCTCACCCTGCACCCTGCTCCAGCATTCAGAGGGATGCTGCCATCCATCACATCTCCCAGGAGTTGTATCACAG TGGGAATGTACTGTGGGAGCAGGTTGCCGAGCTGAGGAAGGAAATCCATCACATCCACGGCCAACTTG GGAATCAGAGGCATGAAATCCAGTGCAAGTTATCAGAGAAGCTAAACACCGATATG TACTTGCAGAGGACTACTGGCAGCTACCAGGCTCAGGAGCGCTctctcagacagcagcagcctcaggATGTGAACACACTGAG TTTAGATATCTCAGACATACAGAGCAAGCTTGAGGCTGTCAGACTGTCCAAAGGTGAGGCCTGTGAGAAAACAG